A part of Citrifermentans bremense genomic DNA contains:
- a CDS encoding DUF1858 domain-containing protein, with translation MISKEMTISEILRRYPETLPVFERHRLDCYDCQLADIEQLEHGATVHKIDIESLLRELNGSIKI, from the coding sequence GTGATCAGCAAAGAAATGACCATCAGCGAAATCCTCAGGCGTTACCCAGAAACCCTCCCGGTGTTCGAGCGCCACCGACTTGACTGCTACGACTGCCAGCTGGCGGATATCGAGCAGCTCGAGCACGGGGCCACGGTGCACAAGATCGACATCGAGTCCCTTCTGCGCGAGCTCAACGGCAGTATCAAAATCTAG
- the coaD gene encoding pantetheine-phosphate adenylyltransferase, with product MPLKMAVYPGSFDPVTYGHLDIIDRGLKIFDGVIVAVARNSEKNALFTVQERIELLSEILKDRPEARVETFDGLLVDYVRRVGASVVIRGLRAVSDFEFEFQLAQMNRNITREVETLFMMTSVPYSYLSSSIVKEVSCLNGPVDKLVPPLVKNALDAKFRG from the coding sequence GTGCCCCTGAAAATGGCTGTGTATCCAGGCTCCTTCGATCCCGTCACCTATGGGCATCTGGACATCATCGACCGCGGCTTGAAGATCTTCGACGGCGTAATCGTGGCCGTGGCCCGCAACTCCGAGAAGAACGCGCTCTTCACGGTGCAGGAGAGAATCGAACTCTTAAGCGAGATCCTGAAGGACCGCCCGGAGGCGAGAGTGGAGACCTTCGACGGCCTTTTGGTGGACTACGTGCGGCGCGTCGGCGCCTCCGTCGTCATACGCGGCCTGCGGGCCGTCTCCGACTTCGAGTTCGAGTTCCAGCTGGCCCAGATGAACCGCAACATCACCAGGGAGGTGGAGACGCTGTTCATGATGACTTCCGTCCCCTACAGCTACCTCTCCTCTTCGATAGTGAAGGAGGTAAGCTGCCTGAACGGCCCGGTGGACAAGCTGGTACCGCCGCTGGTGAAAAACGCGCTGGACGCGAAGTTCAGAGGCTGA
- a CDS encoding NADP-dependent malic enzyme: MSKKLGALDYHSSGRKGKIEVIATKPCQTAADLSLAYSPGVAEPCLAIQQNPDDAYKYTAKGNLVAVVSNGTAVLGLGNLGALAGKPVMEGKGVLFKRFADIDVFDIELNTENPDEIIKACQLLEPTFGGINLEDIKAPECFYIEEQLKKTMNIPVFHDDQHGTAIICSAALLNALMLVDKKIEDIRIVVNGAGASANSCAKLAIALGVKPNNMIMCDTKGVIYKGRVEGMNPYKELFAAETHFRTLEEAAEGADVLFGLSAKGAFTPEMVRSMAPNPIIFAMANPDPEITPEEAHGVRGDVIIATGRSDYPNQVNNVLGFPFIFRGALDVRATAINEEMKLAAVHALAKLAREEVPDSVSKAYGNEKFSFGPSYIIPKPFDPRVLLHVAPAIAQAAMDTGVARMPIADMPKYLEQLESSQGKSKEIMRMIINKAKSDPKKVVFSEGEDDKILRAAQVLVEEGIAKPILIGDQKRIKQKMEDLNLDLDVPIMDPSDSELTEEYAEELYRIRQRKGLTISECRRIMRRKSRAHFGNMMVHMGHADALLGGIDTHYPETIRPALQVLGKQEGLSSVHGLYMMVFKKDVYFLADTTVTIDPTAEELAETAILAAEMVHKLDIEPRVAMLSFSNFGSVDHPQTLKVKRAVEIVKERAPNLVVEGEMQADTAVVPELLDGFTFSKLKTPANILIFPDLNSGNICYKLLHHLGGAEAIGPILMGMNKPVHVLQRGDDVNDIVNMAAIAVVDVQNL; the protein is encoded by the coding sequence ATGAGCAAAAAACTGGGTGCCCTTGATTACCACTCAAGCGGCAGAAAAGGGAAGATTGAAGTCATCGCCACCAAACCGTGCCAGACCGCAGCTGACCTGTCCCTCGCTTACTCTCCCGGAGTCGCGGAGCCTTGCCTGGCGATCCAGCAAAACCCCGACGACGCCTACAAGTACACCGCCAAGGGGAACCTGGTCGCCGTCGTCTCCAACGGGACCGCGGTCCTCGGCCTTGGGAACCTGGGAGCCCTCGCCGGCAAGCCGGTCATGGAGGGGAAAGGGGTACTTTTCAAGCGCTTCGCCGACATCGACGTCTTCGACATCGAGCTCAACACCGAGAACCCCGACGAGATCATCAAGGCCTGCCAGCTCCTGGAGCCGACCTTCGGCGGCATCAACCTGGAGGACATCAAGGCGCCCGAGTGCTTCTACATCGAGGAGCAGCTGAAAAAGACCATGAACATCCCGGTCTTCCACGACGACCAGCACGGCACCGCCATCATCTGCTCGGCGGCCCTTTTGAACGCCCTGATGCTGGTGGACAAGAAGATCGAGGACATAAGGATCGTCGTGAACGGCGCCGGCGCCTCGGCCAACTCCTGCGCCAAGCTCGCCATCGCGCTCGGCGTGAAGCCCAACAACATGATCATGTGCGACACCAAGGGGGTCATCTACAAGGGCAGGGTCGAGGGGATGAACCCCTACAAGGAGCTCTTCGCCGCCGAGACGCACTTCCGCACCCTTGAGGAGGCGGCCGAAGGGGCCGATGTCCTCTTCGGGCTCTCGGCCAAGGGCGCCTTCACCCCCGAGATGGTCCGTTCCATGGCGCCCAACCCGATCATCTTCGCCATGGCGAACCCCGACCCGGAGATCACCCCGGAGGAAGCGCACGGGGTGCGCGGCGACGTGATCATCGCGACCGGCAGGAGCGACTATCCCAACCAGGTGAACAACGTCCTCGGCTTCCCCTTCATCTTCCGCGGCGCGCTCGACGTGCGCGCCACCGCCATCAACGAGGAGATGAAATTGGCCGCGGTGCACGCCCTGGCGAAACTTGCGCGCGAAGAGGTGCCCGATTCCGTCAGCAAGGCCTACGGCAACGAGAAATTCAGCTTCGGCCCGAGCTACATCATCCCGAAACCCTTCGACCCGCGCGTGCTTTTGCACGTAGCCCCGGCGATCGCCCAGGCCGCCATGGACACCGGCGTTGCGCGCATGCCGATCGCCGACATGCCCAAGTACCTTGAGCAGCTCGAATCCTCCCAGGGGAAATCCAAAGAGATCATGCGCATGATCATCAACAAGGCGAAGAGCGACCCGAAGAAGGTGGTCTTTTCCGAGGGAGAGGACGACAAGATCCTGCGCGCGGCCCAGGTGCTGGTCGAGGAGGGAATCGCCAAGCCGATCCTGATCGGCGACCAGAAGAGGATCAAGCAGAAGATGGAAGATCTGAACCTCGACCTGGACGTTCCGATCATGGACCCGTCCGATTCCGAGCTCACCGAGGAGTACGCCGAGGAGCTCTACCGCATAAGACAGAGGAAGGGTCTCACCATCTCCGAGTGCCGCCGCATCATGCGGCGCAAGTCGCGGGCCCATTTCGGCAACATGATGGTGCACATGGGGCACGCCGACGCGCTTTTGGGCGGGATCGACACCCACTACCCGGAAACCATCCGCCCCGCGCTGCAGGTCCTGGGCAAGCAGGAGGGGCTCTCCAGCGTGCACGGCCTCTACATGATGGTGTTCAAGAAGGACGTCTACTTCTTGGCGGACACCACGGTGACCATAGACCCGACCGCGGAAGAGCTGGCCGAAACGGCCATCCTCGCCGCCGAGATGGTGCACAAGCTGGACATCGAGCCCCGCGTCGCCATGCTCTCCTTCTCGAACTTCGGCTCGGTGGACCATCCGCAGACGCTCAAGGTCAAGCGCGCCGTAGAAATCGTCAAGGAGCGCGCTCCCAACCTGGTCGTCGAGGGTGAGATGCAGGCGGACACCGCGGTGGTGCCTGAACTTCTGGACGGCTTCACCTTCTCGAAACTCAAGACCCCGGCCAACATCCTGATCTTCCCGGACCTGAACTCCGGCAACATCTGCTACAAACTCTTGCACCACCTGGGTGGCGCGGAGGCGATAGGGCCGATCCTCATGGGGATGAACAAGCCGGTGCACGTACTGCAGCGCGGCGACGACGTCAACGACATCGTCAACATGGCCGCCATCGCGGTAGTGGACGTACAGAACCTGTAA
- the rsmD gene encoding 16S rRNA (guanine(966)-N(2))-methyltransferase RsmD, with protein sequence MRVIAGEARGRQLFAPKTMRVRPTSDRVKEALFSILLSRLGDLAGMRVLDIFAGTGNLGIEALSRGAEFACFIDAHRESADTIRKNLDTTKFAEKGKVVVQDAAAALKWLARGEKPYHLVFLDPPYAEGHTERVLELLSSSPLIDSGSTVVAEFSAKEEIPRSFGRLRESERRIYGDTALSFLTISDRGETCP encoded by the coding sequence ATGCGCGTGATCGCGGGTGAGGCGCGCGGGCGCCAGCTTTTCGCCCCCAAGACCATGCGGGTGCGCCCCACCTCTGACCGGGTCAAGGAGGCGCTCTTCAGCATTCTCTTGAGCCGGCTGGGCGACCTTGCCGGCATGCGGGTGCTGGACATCTTCGCCGGGACCGGGAACCTGGGGATCGAGGCCTTGAGCAGGGGAGCCGAATTCGCCTGCTTCATCGACGCCCACCGGGAGTCGGCCGACACGATCCGGAAAAACCTCGATACCACCAAGTTCGCCGAGAAGGGGAAGGTAGTGGTACAGGATGCGGCGGCGGCTCTCAAGTGGCTCGCCCGCGGCGAGAAGCCGTACCACCTGGTCTTCCTAGACCCGCCCTACGCAGAGGGGCACACGGAAAGGGTGCTGGAGCTGCTCTCCTCATCCCCGCTCATCGATTCCGGCTCGACCGTCGTCGCCGAGTTTTCTGCCAAAGAAGAGATCCCGCGCAGTTTCGGCAGGCTCAGGGAGAGCGAGCGCCGCATCTACGGCGACACCGCCCTATCCTTTTTAACTATTTCGGACAGAGGTGAAACGTGCCCCTGA
- a CDS encoding aspartate carbamoyltransferase catalytic subunit, giving the protein MGFRHKDIIALKDLTREEITLLLDTADSLSEINQRDIKKVPTLRGKTVINLFYEASTRTRTSFEIAAKRLSADAVNITASTSSVVKGETLSDTANNLLAMKPDIIVMRHAVSGAHEYLAKRVSCSVINAGDGAHEHPSQGLLDMLTMRQKFGRLDGLKVAIVGDITHSRVARSDIYGLTTMGSHVFLAGPPTMMPVGIERLGNVTVCKDMREAVDQADVVMMLRIQLERQGKTLLPSMREYSRYFGLNPEVLTLAKKNAIVMHPGPINRGVELASSVADCDQSAILTQVENGVAVRMAMLYHVCGGEPVE; this is encoded by the coding sequence ATGGGTTTCAGGCACAAAGACATCATCGCCCTGAAGGATCTGACCAGGGAGGAGATCACGCTCCTTCTGGACACGGCTGACAGTCTCAGCGAGATCAACCAGCGGGACATCAAGAAGGTGCCGACGTTGCGCGGCAAGACGGTGATCAACCTCTTTTACGAGGCGTCCACCAGGACCCGCACTTCGTTCGAGATTGCCGCCAAGAGGCTTTCCGCCGATGCGGTCAACATCACCGCTTCGACCAGTTCCGTGGTCAAGGGCGAGACGCTTTCCGACACCGCCAACAACCTCCTCGCCATGAAGCCCGACATCATCGTGATGCGTCACGCCGTTTCCGGCGCGCACGAATACCTCGCGAAAAGGGTCTCCTGCTCGGTCATCAACGCGGGCGACGGCGCCCACGAGCACCCCTCCCAGGGGCTTTTGGACATGCTCACCATGCGCCAGAAGTTCGGCAGGCTGGACGGGCTGAAAGTCGCCATCGTCGGCGACATCACCCACAGCCGCGTGGCCCGCTCCGACATCTACGGCCTTACCACCATGGGCTCCCACGTCTTCCTCGCTGGACCTCCGACCATGATGCCTGTCGGTATCGAGCGGCTGGGGAACGTCACCGTCTGCAAGGACATGCGCGAGGCGGTGGACCAGGCCGACGTTGTGATGATGCTGAGAATCCAGCTGGAGCGCCAGGGAAAGACCCTGCTCCCCAGCATGCGGGAGTACTCGCGCTACTTCGGGCTCAATCCCGAAGTGCTCACCCTCGCCAAGAAGAACGCCATCGTGATGCATCCCGGCCCCATCAACCGCGGCGTCGAGCTTGCCTCCTCGGTCGCCGACTGCGACCAGTCCGCCATCCTGACCCAAGTCGAAAACGGCGTGGCGGTGCGCATGGCGATGCTGTACCACGTCTGCGGCGGCGAGCCGGTGGAGTAA
- the carA gene encoding glutamine-hydrolyzing carbamoyl-phosphate synthase small subunit, with protein MKAVLALADGRIFKGKTFGATGETSGEVVFNTAMSGYQEVLTDPSYKGQMVTMTYTQIGNTGINPEDVESGQLYLSGFIVREYLDCYSNYRATMSLDAYLKENGIVGIQGIDTRALTRHLRDKGAQNGIISTIDFDPESLVRKARAIPSMSGLDLATGVTCSAPYHWTEGLWDLKTGYPQVERKDLKYKVVAYDFGIKLNILRCLVSAGCDVTVVPATFPAESALAMNPDGIFLSNGPGDPEPMKEVIENIKKFVGKKPIFGICLGHQLLGLALGGRTIKLKFGNHGSNLPVMDMATRKVEITAQNHGFSVDILSLSNVAGLAHENLNDQTVEGMAHKTLPIFSVQHHPEASPGPHDSHYLFDRFVEMMEQHKA; from the coding sequence ATGAAAGCAGTACTTGCTCTGGCGGACGGCCGGATTTTCAAGGGTAAGACCTTCGGCGCGACGGGCGAAACAAGCGGCGAGGTGGTGTTCAACACCGCCATGTCCGGTTACCAGGAAGTCCTCACCGACCCCTCCTACAAGGGGCAGATGGTCACCATGACCTACACCCAGATCGGCAACACCGGCATCAACCCGGAAGACGTGGAAAGCGGTCAGCTTTACCTCTCCGGCTTCATCGTCAGGGAGTACCTGGACTGCTATTCCAACTACCGCGCCACCATGAGCCTTGACGCTTACCTCAAGGAGAACGGGATCGTCGGGATCCAGGGGATCGACACCCGCGCCCTGACCCGCCACCTGCGCGACAAGGGGGCCCAAAACGGCATCATCTCCACCATCGACTTCGATCCGGAGAGCCTGGTCAGGAAGGCGCGCGCCATTCCCTCCATGAGCGGCCTTGATCTCGCCACCGGTGTCACCTGCAGCGCCCCCTACCACTGGACCGAGGGGCTTTGGGACCTGAAGACCGGCTACCCGCAGGTCGAACGCAAGGATCTCAAGTACAAGGTCGTCGCCTACGATTTCGGCATCAAGCTGAACATCCTGCGCTGCCTGGTATCCGCGGGCTGCGACGTCACCGTGGTGCCGGCGACCTTCCCTGCCGAGTCCGCTCTCGCCATGAACCCGGACGGCATCTTCCTCTCCAACGGCCCCGGCGACCCGGAGCCGATGAAGGAAGTAATCGAGAACATCAAGAAGTTCGTCGGCAAAAAGCCGATCTTCGGCATCTGCCTGGGGCACCAGCTCCTGGGGCTCGCCCTGGGCGGCCGCACCATCAAGCTCAAGTTCGGCAACCACGGCTCCAACCTTCCGGTCATGGACATGGCCACGAGGAAGGTCGAGATCACCGCGCAGAACCACGGCTTCTCGGTAGACATCCTGTCGCTTAGCAACGTGGCCGGGCTCGCGCACGAGAACCTGAACGACCAGACGGTCGAGGGGATGGCCCACAAGACCCTCCCGATCTTTTCCGTGCAGCACCACCCCGAGGCGTCCCCGGGGCCGCACGACTCGCACTACCTGTTCGACAGGTTCGTCGAGATGATGGAGCAGCACAAGGCGTAG
- a CDS encoding deoxyguanosinetriphosphate triphosphohydrolase — MREGHAMERSDLAGYAATSAGSKGRRYQEEFRDNRPAFERDRDRIIHCAAFRRLEYKTQVFVNHEGDYYRTRLTHSLEVAQIGKGIARRLGLNEELTEALALAHDLGHTPFGHTGEEVLNRLMEGCGGFEHNLQSLRVVDELEERHPHFNGLNLSWEVREGIVKHSSQYDAPAASIYQEFLPGTVPSIEAQLINFADEIAYNNHDIDDGLKSGYINLNQLKKVELWNEVHEGILAKYPGIDVDRGICQTVSALIGVLINDLVNTTADNLRTLKIETLEDLKRVNLPVVAFSPAMADRNAQLKRFLFQNLYRHYKVERMRVKAERYLAELFEMYIKHPTLLPMKHQVKMERDGRERVICDYIAGMTDRFALDEFKRLFEPYERV, encoded by the coding sequence ATGAGAGAGGGGCATGCCATGGAGCGTAGCGACCTGGCTGGGTACGCGGCGACCAGCGCCGGTTCCAAGGGGCGCAGGTACCAGGAGGAGTTCCGGGACAACAGGCCCGCCTTCGAGCGGGACCGCGACCGCATCATCCACTGCGCTGCCTTCAGGCGCCTGGAGTACAAGACCCAGGTCTTCGTCAATCACGAGGGTGACTACTACCGCACCCGGCTCACCCACTCCCTCGAAGTGGCGCAGATAGGGAAGGGGATAGCCAGGAGGCTCGGGCTGAACGAAGAGCTGACCGAGGCCCTGGCGCTGGCCCACGACCTCGGGCACACCCCCTTCGGCCACACCGGCGAGGAGGTGCTGAACCGGCTCATGGAAGGGTGCGGCGGGTTCGAGCACAACCTGCAGTCACTTCGGGTGGTGGACGAGCTGGAGGAGCGCCACCCGCACTTCAACGGGCTGAACCTCTCCTGGGAGGTGCGCGAGGGGATCGTCAAGCACTCCTCGCAGTACGACGCCCCGGCAGCCTCCATCTACCAGGAGTTTCTCCCCGGCACCGTTCCCAGCATCGAGGCGCAGCTGATCAACTTCGCCGACGAGATCGCCTACAACAATCACGACATAGACGACGGTCTTAAGTCCGGCTACATCAACCTGAACCAGCTGAAGAAGGTGGAGCTCTGGAACGAGGTGCACGAGGGGATACTGGCCAAGTACCCCGGCATAGACGTCGACCGAGGCATCTGCCAGACGGTGAGCGCGCTGATCGGGGTTTTGATCAACGACCTGGTCAACACCACTGCCGACAACCTGCGGACGCTCAAGATAGAGACCCTGGAGGATTTGAAGCGGGTGAACCTTCCCGTGGTCGCCTTCAGTCCCGCCATGGCGGACAGAAACGCCCAACTGAAGCGCTTTTTGTTCCAGAACCTCTACCGACACTACAAGGTGGAGCGGATGCGGGTCAAGGCCGAGCGTTACCTGGCCGAGCTTTTCGAGATGTACATCAAGCACCCGACGTTATTGCCCATGAAGCACCAGGTGAAGATGGAGCGAGACGGAAGGGAGAGGGTGATTTGCGACTACATAGCGGGGATGACAGACCGTTTTGCGCTGGACGAGTTCAAGAGGTTGTTCGAGCCTTACGAGAGGGTATAA
- the pyrR gene encoding bifunctional pyr operon transcriptional regulator/uracil phosphoribosyltransferase PyrR: MADNTVILDGSGVKRALTRIAHEVLEKNKGVEGLVLVGIRTGGVFLAQELAERLAEIEGVEVPCGAVDITMYRDDIKGHAEHLPVGKTELPFSIQGKKVVLVDDVLFTGRTIRAALDALIDQGRPSCIQLAVLVDRGHRDLPIRADFVGRNVPTSRSENIVVAFDAGNKPTEVILQK; the protein is encoded by the coding sequence ATGGCTGACAATACGGTAATTCTGGACGGCAGCGGCGTCAAAAGGGCGCTCACCAGGATAGCCCACGAGGTGCTTGAGAAGAACAAGGGGGTAGAGGGACTCGTCCTGGTAGGGATCCGGACCGGCGGCGTCTTCCTGGCGCAGGAGCTTGCCGAGCGCCTGGCCGAGATCGAGGGGGTCGAGGTCCCCTGCGGCGCGGTGGACATCACCATGTACCGCGACGACATCAAGGGACACGCCGAGCACCTGCCGGTAGGCAAGACCGAGCTTCCCTTCTCCATCCAGGGGAAGAAGGTGGTGCTCGTCGACGACGTCCTCTTCACCGGTCGCACCATCCGTGCCGCCCTGGACGCGCTGATCGACCAGGGGCGTCCCTCCTGCATCCAGCTCGCCGTGCTGGTGGACCGCGGTCACCGCGACCTTCCCATCCGCGCCGATTTCGTGGGGCGCAACGTCCCGACCAGCAGGAGCGAGAACATCGTGGTAGCCTTCGACGCCGGCAACAAGCCGACCGAGGTAATCCTGCAGAAATAA
- a CDS encoding helix-turn-helix domain-containing protein yields MSSEYNIGPRIKKLRLARKLTLQAVANETGFSPALISQIENDNVSPPIATLSKIAKFFDVKLAQFFSEDEDNRKFEVVRADQRTIVPRVISKEGTRQGYFYESLSFYKQNKKMDAFMVTLTEKAPEANTYSHDGEEFIYVMNGTADFILEDQKITLNEGDSLYFESTLGHRLLSHDGKEVRVLVVVTK; encoded by the coding sequence ATGTCGTCAGAATACAATATCGGTCCGAGGATCAAGAAACTGCGCCTGGCGAGAAAGCTGACCCTTCAGGCTGTGGCCAACGAGACCGGGTTCTCGCCGGCGCTGATCTCGCAGATCGAAAACGACAACGTCTCCCCCCCTATAGCTACCCTGTCCAAGATCGCCAAGTTCTTCGACGTTAAGCTGGCCCAGTTTTTCAGCGAGGACGAGGACAACCGCAAATTCGAGGTGGTGCGCGCCGACCAGCGCACCATAGTGCCGCGGGTGATCTCGAAGGAAGGTACGCGCCAGGGGTACTTCTACGAATCCCTTTCCTTTTACAAGCAGAACAAGAAGATGGACGCCTTCATGGTCACCCTGACCGAGAAGGCGCCTGAGGCCAACACCTACAGCCACGACGGCGAGGAGTTCATCTACGTGATGAACGGCACCGCCGATTTCATCCTGGAGGACCAGAAGATCACCCTCAACGAGGGGGATTCCCTGTATTTCGAGTCGACCCTCGGTCACCGGCTCCTAAGCCACGACGGCAAGGAAGTCCGGGTGCTGGTGGTCGTCACCAAGTAG
- the yhbY gene encoding ribosome assembly RNA-binding protein YhbY, whose product MLTGKQKRYLRALGHGLKPVIQVGKSDVSEALIRETAEALASHELIKVKVLESCMMDRHSVAEELCNACEADLAQVLGRTLLLYKPAKEPKLELPKAEKK is encoded by the coding sequence ATGTTGACAGGTAAACAGAAGAGGTATCTCCGGGCGTTAGGCCACGGCCTGAAGCCGGTGATCCAGGTGGGAAAGAGCGACGTGAGCGAGGCGCTGATCCGCGAGACCGCCGAGGCGCTGGCGAGCCACGAACTGATCAAAGTGAAGGTGCTGGAGAGCTGCATGATGGACCGCCACAGCGTGGCTGAAGAGCTCTGCAACGCGTGCGAGGCCGACCTGGCGCAGGTCCTGGGGCGGACCCTGCTCCTCTACAAGCCCGCCAAGGAGCCGAAGCTGGAACTCCCCAAAGCGGAGAAGAAATAG
- a CDS encoding dihydroorotase translates to MNLLIKGGRVIDPSQGMDAVMDVLIADGVVLELGQGLSAPEGTPAIDATGLIVTPGLIDMHVHLRDPGLEYKEDIATGSRSAAAGGFTSVACMPNTSPVIDSKAVASYVINKAKSEALVNVFPIGCITKGGKGESLAEMGELKEAGCVGVSDDGKPVCNSELMRRALEYAKGIGIAVISHSEDLALVGEGVMNEGFVSTELGLKGIPWAAEDIAVAREVYLAEFAGAPVHIAHISTVGSARIIRNAKARGVKVTCETAPHYFTLTDDAVRGYNTNAKMNPPLRSAADVEAMKTGLADGTIDAIATDHAPHHPDEKDVEFNVALNGIVGLETSLPLSLKLVEEGRLDLNQLVSLMSCNPAKILGLDRGTLKVGAVGDVTVIDPSKEWQVEAAKLESKSKNSPFLGWKLKGRAVYTVVKGQVVYQA, encoded by the coding sequence ATGAATCTTTTGATAAAAGGCGGGCGTGTCATTGATCCCTCTCAGGGGATGGACGCAGTCATGGATGTCCTCATCGCCGACGGTGTCGTGCTGGAACTCGGGCAGGGGCTTAGCGCGCCGGAGGGGACACCGGCCATCGACGCCACCGGGCTGATCGTCACCCCCGGGCTGATCGACATGCATGTGCATCTGCGCGACCCCGGCCTGGAATACAAGGAAGATATCGCCACCGGTAGCCGCTCCGCTGCGGCGGGGGGCTTCACCTCCGTGGCCTGCATGCCGAACACCTCGCCGGTGATCGACAGCAAGGCCGTCGCCTCCTACGTCATCAACAAGGCCAAGAGCGAGGCGCTGGTCAACGTCTTTCCTATTGGCTGCATCACCAAGGGGGGCAAGGGTGAGAGCCTCGCCGAAATGGGGGAGTTGAAGGAGGCAGGCTGCGTCGGTGTCTCCGACGATGGCAAGCCGGTCTGCAACTCTGAGCTCATGCGCCGCGCCCTTGAGTACGCCAAGGGGATCGGCATCGCCGTGATCTCGCACTCCGAGGACCTCGCCCTCGTGGGGGAAGGGGTCATGAACGAAGGGTTCGTCTCCACCGAGCTGGGGCTCAAGGGGATCCCCTGGGCCGCCGAGGACATCGCGGTAGCCCGCGAGGTGTACCTCGCCGAGTTCGCCGGGGCCCCGGTGCACATAGCGCACATCTCCACCGTGGGATCGGCCCGCATCATCCGCAACGCGAAAGCGCGCGGCGTCAAGGTCACCTGCGAGACCGCGCCGCACTACTTCACCCTGACCGACGATGCGGTGCGCGGCTACAACACCAACGCCAAGATGAACCCCCCCTTGAGGAGCGCGGCCGACGTAGAGGCGATGAAGACCGGGCTTGCCGACGGCACCATCGACGCCATCGCCACCGACCACGCCCCGCACCACCCGGACGAGAAGGACGTCGAGTTCAACGTCGCCCTGAACGGCATCGTCGGGCTCGAGACCTCTCTTCCGCTCTCGTTGAAGCTGGTCGAAGAGGGGCGCCTGGACCTGAACCAGCTGGTGTCGCTCATGTCCTGCAACCCGGCGAAGATCCTCGGGCTCGACCGGGGCACCCTGAAGGTCGGGGCAGTGGGCGACGTCACCGTCATCGACCCGTCCAAAGAGTGGCAGGTCGAGGCGGCGAAGCTCGAATCGAAATCCAAGAACTCCCCGTTCCTCGGCTGGAAGCTGAAGGGGAGGGCGGTCTACACCGTCGTGAAGGGCCAGGTGGTGTACCAGGCGTAA
- a CDS encoding radical SAM protein — translation MSYHELYRSGELARRIKAAYARLAACDICPHACGVNRLAGENGLCGSDKTLRIASAAIHRGEEPPISGTRGSGTIFLSGCTLNCKFCQNFPISQLRNGKDLTPGKLAEKMLGLQQKGAHNINFVTPTHFTPQILAALYLAIRKGFTLPIVWNTSGYESLETLALLDGVVDIYLPDMKYSSDEVAVRLSGAPGYTGANRQALAEMLRQVGQLHLDEDGIAVRGLIVRHLVLPQGQAGSAETLHWIAENLGAETHIALMSQFFPAHAAAETPGIDRRITAEEYAEAVEALEDLDLENGWVQEEPL, via the coding sequence ATGAGTTACCATGAGCTTTACCGCAGCGGCGAGCTGGCGCGGCGCATCAAGGCGGCATATGCCCGCCTCGCTGCCTGCGACATCTGCCCGCACGCCTGCGGGGTGAACCGGCTGGCCGGGGAGAACGGCCTTTGCGGTAGCGACAAGACGCTGCGCATAGCCTCCGCCGCCATCCACCGGGGGGAGGAGCCACCCATTTCCGGTACGCGCGGCTCAGGGACCATCTTCCTCTCCGGCTGCACGCTGAACTGCAAGTTCTGCCAGAACTTCCCCATCAGCCAGTTGCGTAACGGCAAGGACCTGACACCCGGGAAGCTGGCCGAGAAGATGCTGGGGTTGCAGCAAAAGGGTGCCCACAACATAAACTTCGTCACCCCGACGCACTTCACGCCGCAGATACTGGCGGCCCTCTACCTCGCCATCCGCAAGGGGTTCACGCTCCCCATCGTCTGGAACACGAGCGGGTACGAGAGCCTGGAGACGCTGGCGCTTCTGGACGGGGTGGTGGACATCTACCTGCCGGACATGAAGTACTCTTCCGACGAGGTGGCGGTCAGGCTCTCCGGGGCGCCGGGATACACCGGGGCGAACCGGCAGGCGCTTGCCGAGATGCTGAGGCAGGTTGGGCAGCTTCACTTGGACGAGGACGGCATCGCCGTCAGGGGGCTCATCGTGCGCCACCTGGTCCTGCCTCAGGGGCAGGCGGGGAGCGCCGAGACGCTTCACTGGATCGCCGAGAACCTTGGCGCCGAGACGCACATAGCGCTTATGAGCCAGTTCTTCCCGGCGCATGCAGCAGCAGAGACACCCGGCATAGACAGAAGGATAACCGCGGAAGAGTATGCCGAGGCGGTAGAGGCGCTGGAAGATCTGGACCTTGAAAACGGCTGGGTCCAGGAAGAACCGCTTTAA